From a region of the Microcebus murinus isolate Inina chromosome 25, M.murinus_Inina_mat1.0, whole genome shotgun sequence genome:
- the SEC61A2 gene encoding protein transport protein Sec61 subunit alpha — translation MGIKFLEVIKPFCAVLPEIQKPERKIQFREKVLWTAITLFIFLVCCQIPLFGIMSSDSADPFYWMRVILASNRGTLMELGISPIVTSGLIMQLLAGAKIIEVGDTPKDRALFNGAQKLFGMIITIGQAIVYVMTGMYGDPAEMGAGICLLIIIQLFVAGLIVLLLDELLQKGYGLGSGISLFIATNICETIVWKAFSPTTINTGRGTEFEGAVIALFHLLATRTDKVRALREAFYRQNLPNLMNLIATVFVFAVVIYFQGFRVDLPIKSARYRGQYSSYPIKLFYTSNIPIILQSALVSNLYVISQMLSVRFSGNFLVNLLGQWADVSGGGPARSYPVGGLCYYLSPPESMGAIFEDPVHVVVYIIFMLGSCAFFSKTWIEVSGSSAKDVAKQLKEQQMVMRGHRDTSMVHELNRYIPTAAAFGGLCIGALSVLADFLGAIGSGTGILLAVTIIYQYFEIFVKEQAEVGGMGALFF, via the exons ATGGGCA tcaaATTTTTAGAAGTTATCAAACCTTTTTGTGCAGTTCTACCAGAAATTCAGAAACCTGAAAGGAAA ATCCAGTTTAGAGAGAAGGTATTATGGACTGCTATAactctcttcattttcttagtGTGTTGTCAG ataccACTCTTTGGAATCATGTCATCAGATTCTGCAGATCCTTTCTACTGGATGAGAGTTATTCTTGCATCCAACAGAG GAACCTTAATGGAATTGGGTATCTCCCCAATTGTCACATCTGGTTTGATCATGCAGTTGTTAGCTGGAGCCAAAATCATTGAAGTTGGAGATACACCCAAAGATAGAGCTTTGTTCAATGGAGCCCAGAAAC TATTTGGTATGATCATTACCATTGGGCAAGCCATTGTGTATGTCATGACGGGGATGTACGGGGACCCTGCGGAAATGGGTGCTGGCATCTGTCTCCTTATCATCATCCAG TTGTTTGTTGCTGGTTTGATTGTGCTGCTGTTAGATGAGCTGCTACAGAAGGGTTACGGCTTGGGGTCTGGTATTTCCCTCTTTATTGCCACCAACATCTGTGAGACCATTGTCTGGAAGGCCTTTAGTCCCACTACCATTAACACTGGCAGAG GTACCGAATTTGAGGGGGCAGTCATAGCTCTGTTTCATCTGTTGGCCACCAGGACAGACAAAGTCCGAGCTTTACGGGAGGCTTTTTATCGCCAGAACTTACCCAATCTCATGAACCTCATTGCTACAGTTTTTGTGTTTGCTGTTGTTATATATTTTCAG ggaTTTCGTGTTGACTTGCCCATTAAGTCGGCCCGCTATCGAGGACAGTACAGCAGCTATCCCATCAAGCTCTTCTACACCTCAAACATTCCCATTATTCTCCAGTCTGCCTTAGTTTCCAATCTGTATGTTATTTCCCAGATGCTCTCTGTTCGATTTAGTGGCaactttttagtaaatttactggGACAGTGGGCC GATGTCAGTGGGGGAGGACCTGCTCGTTCGTACCCAGTTGGAGGCCTGTGTTACTACCTTTCTCCTCCTGAATCCATGGGTGCCATATTTGAGGATCCTGTCCATGTAGTTGTTTATATCATCTTCATGTTGGGATCATGTGCATTCTTTTCTAAGACATGGATAGAGGTGTCTGGTTCCTCAGCCAAAGAT GTAGCCAAACAGCTTAAAGAACAGCAAATGGTAATGAGGGGTCACAGAGATACCTCTATGGTTCATGAACTTAATAG GTACATCCCCACAGCAGCTGCATTTGGCGGTTTGTGCATTGGCGCCCTGTCGGTGTTAGCCGACTTCCTAGGGGCCATCGGCTCTGGCACTGGAATTCTGCTTGCAGTCACTATAATTTATCAGTATTTCGAAATATTTGTTAAGGAACAGGCTGAAGTTGGTGGGATGGGCGCTTTGTTTTTCTAA